CTCGGGCGCCTTGCGCGCATACAGCCCGACGCCGCTGTAGCCCTTCTTTTCGGCTGGGTGAAAAAATCCCTTGTACCCCGGCGGCGAACGCATATCCTCTGACAGGTCGTTCACCTGGGCCTTGAGTTCCTGCAGGCAGACGATGTCGGCGTCCTGCCCCGCCATCCATTCGAAAAAGCCCTTGCGCGAGGCGGAGCGGATGCCGTTGAGGTTGATGGTGATGACGCGTAACATGGCCTGTCCAAAGGGTTTCTGATCGGAAGAGAACGTGGAGTTTAGCCGGGATTTCATTGCATTGGCCTGCGACAAGGGCGTGCTTCGCTTCGGTGAGTTCATGACCAAGGCGGGGCGCAAGTCGCCCTATTTCTTCAACGCGGGACTATTCAATGACGGGGCCTCCTTCGGGGCCCTGTGCAGCTTTTACGCGCGCGCCATCGTGGCGGCCGAACTCGACGCCACCATGCTCTTCGGCCCGGCCTACAAGGGCATTCCGCTGGTGGCCGGCACGGCCATGCGCCTGGCCGAAATGGGCGTGAACCTGCCCTACTGTTTCAACCGCAAGGAAGCCAAGGATCACGGCGAGGGCGGCACCACGGTCGGTGCGCCGCTGGCCGGCCGGGTCCTGATCCTCGACGATGTCATCTCGGCCGGCACCTCGGTGCGCGAATCGGTCGAGATCATCCGCGCCCATGGCGCCGTGCCCGCCGGCGTGGTGATCGCCCTCGATCGCATGGAGCGCGGCACCGGCGCGCTGTCGGCGGTGCAGGAAGTGCGGGCCCAGTACGACATCCCGGTGGTGGCTGTGGCCACGCTGGACGATCTCATCGGCTATCTCGGCGGTAACGATGAACTGGCCGCCAACCTGCCTGCGGTGCAGGCGTACCGCGCCGCCTACGGCGTCAACTCGGACTGACCGGATGAAGCATCTGCGCTACGTTGCGATCGCCGCCCTGCTCCTGTTCGTCGACACGGCTGCGGTGGCCGCTGCGCCCAAGGGGCCGACAATCTTCTGCTGCGAGAACTCCAGCGGCCAGCGTGTGTGCGGCGACACCCTGCCGCGTGTCTGCTATGGCCGTGCCTATCGCCGGGTGGCCTCCGACGGCACCGTGATCGAACGTGTCGCCGCGCCCATGACCGCCGAAGAACGCGCCGAAGCGGCCCGCGTGCAGCGCCTCAAGGAACTGGAGGAGGCGCGCCGGCGCAGCCAGCGCCTCCAGGATCGCGCCCTGCTCGACACCTACCGTGATCTGGGCGACATCGACACCCGCGAGCGTCGCGCCCTCGACGACATCCAGCGCGATCTGGACAAGGCCCGGCAACGCATGGCGGAGTTGAAGGCCGAAGCCGACCGGCTGGCCGAAGAAGCCAAACTGCACCCGCCCGGCGCCATGCCGGTGGATCTGCAACAGGCGATCAACGACAACACGTCAGAGCAGAATGCCCAGGCCACCGTGATCGAGGCCAAGCAGAAGAACATGGAAGCGGTGCGGGCACGCTACGCGCGCGACCGGGAGCGCTACAAGGTGCTGACGGAGTCGATGCCGGAGCGCAGGTAGGCCCGGCAACCGGCTGACAGCGCGACGAGCGCCGTCGCCATGGCGCCGGGAGGTGGCGGGATGGAAGGGGCCGCATCGTGTCCGGGGTGGTGGCGGGCGGATGCACCGGACGTGTTCGACTCAGGAGGCAAGGATGGCGCAGGTGATCCGCTCCCGCGTGTTGTTCGGGCTGCTGCTGGGTTACACCCTTTTCGTGGTGTTCGGGAGTCTGGTTCCGCTGCACTTCCAGCCCATGCCCATCGACGTCGCATTGCAGCGTTTCGGGCACATCCCGTTTCTCGATCTGGGTATTGGTTCCCGCGCCGACTGGGTCGCCAACCTGCTTCTGTTCATTCCCCTGGCCTATCTGGCCTGTGCGCTCGTGGCGAAGGGCGCACGCCCGTCCCTGGGGCATGTGGTGGCCGTGACGGTGCTGGCGGGCCTGGGCTCGGTGCTGCTCGAATTCGTCCAGCTGTTTTTCCCCCCCCGGACCGTCTCCCAGAACGATGTGCTGGCGGAAACCCTCGGCGCGTTGACCGGCGCGGTGGCGTATCGGCTCAGCGGCCAGTATGTCCTGGGCTGGGCCGCCGGTTTCTTCCAGGCCGAATCGGGCGTCGGGCGCCTGCGGCGTATTCTCGTCGGCTATCTGGTGGTGCTGCTGGGCTTCAACCTCATGCCGCTCGACCTGACCTTCGATGTCGGCCTCCTGTTCGAGAAGTGGAGCCGCGGTCTTCTCGTCCTGGTGCCGTTCTCCGGTTTCGGCGGCGGTGTCGTCGAGTGGAGCTACGCGGTGGTCTCCGACGTCGTCATCTGGATACCGTTTGCGTGGCTGCTGCGTCTGGCCGGGTACTCCAGCCGACGCACGGTGTTTCTGACGGTCGCGGCCGCCGGCCTCATCGAGTTCGCGCAACTGTTCGTCTATTCGCGGGTCAGCGACGTCACCGACATACTCCTGGCGGGCGTGGGGGCTTGGCTCGCCGGCCCGGTGATGGCCGTGTTCGAGCGCGCCGCCCGCCGGGGGCGCCTCGCGGCCTGGGCCGGGCCTGGCGTCGTGGCCTGGGGTCTCGCGTTGCTGGCGGTCTTCTGGTGGCCGTTCGATTTCGATTTTGTTCATCTGGGGGCCGCGCGGGTGAGCGCGATGGCGGGGCGCACCCTCTTCGAGACCTATTACTTCACGTCCGAATATCACGCGCTCAACGAGCTGTTGCGCAAGGTCGCCTTCTTTCTTCCCCTGGGGGTGCTGTGGGCGCTCAGGGGCGGACGC
The nucleotide sequence above comes from Nitrogeniibacter mangrovi. Encoded proteins:
- the pyrE gene encoding orotate phosphoribosyltransferase codes for the protein MEFSRDFIALACDKGVLRFGEFMTKAGRKSPYFFNAGLFNDGASFGALCSFYARAIVAAELDATMLFGPAYKGIPLVAGTAMRLAEMGVNLPYCFNRKEAKDHGEGGTTVGAPLAGRVLILDDVISAGTSVRESVEIIRAHGAVPAGVVIALDRMERGTGALSAVQEVRAQYDIPVVAVATLDDLIGYLGGNDELAANLPAVQAYRAAYGVNSD